In a single window of the Nocardiopsis composta genome:
- a CDS encoding transglycosylase domain-containing protein yields the protein MRVLVDRRYREEPNGGRRAARSGAAARSGARLPLWRRAVHWVLMGLSATVLAGVAAFLGIYLLIPDPADLQPQTDAAVSASQIHYSDGSKATTTGAVNRTKVTREQIPDTVINGVLGAEQHDFYETPGVSVSGTMRAVISGGEAGGGSTITQQMARNYYDGLSQERSYARKVKEIFISLKVARELTPDEIITQYLNTIYFGRNAYGVQAAAQAYFGKDVSELDQSEGAYIGALIQKPSTFTDPEPDSPEAEALRARWDYAVRGAVKVHAIDPGHGITRAEADELEYPETIPWRGGADGAPALEGYIRDAVVRELGERYDLTDQQIATGGYEIQTSLDKDLMEAAQTAFTDTLGEVPEGTVLGLAAVEPDSGEIKAFHGGGDPVADTDNSLIQRAQAGSAFKPYALAAGLADGRSLNSVYDGSSPQYFPGLTAPVRNNAGESYGPVTLLEATERSVNTAYVGLTTDIGPEKVRDTAEDAGIPAEQFDTAGLGPNIALGTYQVTALDQATGYATFANGGVHKPRHMVTEVKGDAGEAAPVDAEELSEGTRAFSKGVAADATYAMQQVVEGGTGSGAALDDGRPVAGKTGTTDSATAAWFAGYTPQLSVAVGLSRSDGQPLRLTGVGDVYGGSTSALIWKDFMEQAMDGVPVEQFPDPVWGGGDAPEPEQEAPQAPAPEPVPQPEQTSPEETTEEPTEPPEPTEDEGDTGEPTPPDDGGDDGGGDDGGDWPTPPDPGGGDDGAGPPFDGDQDWW from the coding sequence ATGAGGGTGCTTGTGGACAGGAGATACCGGGAAGAGCCGAACGGTGGCCGCCGCGCCGCCCGGAGCGGGGCGGCCGCGCGCAGCGGCGCACGCCTGCCGCTCTGGCGCCGCGCCGTCCACTGGGTGCTCATGGGGCTCTCCGCGACCGTGCTCGCCGGTGTGGCCGCGTTCCTCGGTATCTACCTGCTCATCCCCGACCCGGCCGACCTCCAGCCGCAGACCGACGCGGCCGTCTCCGCCTCCCAGATCCACTACTCCGACGGGTCCAAGGCCACCACCACCGGCGCGGTCAACCGGACCAAGGTCACCCGGGAGCAGATCCCCGACACCGTGATCAACGGGGTGCTCGGCGCCGAGCAGCACGACTTCTACGAGACCCCCGGAGTGTCGGTCTCCGGCACCATGCGCGCGGTGATCAGCGGCGGCGAGGCCGGCGGCGGCTCCACCATCACCCAGCAGATGGCCCGGAACTACTACGACGGCCTCTCCCAGGAGCGCAGCTACGCCCGGAAGGTCAAGGAGATCTTCATCTCGCTGAAGGTGGCCCGCGAGCTCACCCCGGACGAGATCATCACGCAGTACCTGAACACCATCTACTTCGGGCGCAACGCCTACGGCGTGCAGGCCGCCGCCCAGGCCTACTTCGGCAAGGACGTCAGCGAACTGGACCAGTCCGAGGGCGCCTACATCGGCGCGCTCATCCAGAAGCCCAGCACCTTCACCGACCCCGAACCCGACTCCCCGGAGGCGGAGGCGCTGCGCGCCCGGTGGGACTACGCGGTCCGCGGCGCCGTCAAGGTGCACGCCATCGACCCCGGGCACGGCATCACCCGGGCCGAGGCCGACGAACTGGAGTACCCCGAGACCATCCCGTGGCGCGGCGGCGCGGACGGCGCCCCCGCCCTGGAGGGCTACATCCGCGACGCGGTGGTCCGCGAGCTCGGCGAGCGCTACGACCTCACCGACCAGCAGATCGCCACCGGCGGCTACGAGATCCAGACCTCCCTGGACAAGGACCTGATGGAGGCGGCGCAGACCGCCTTCACCGACACCCTCGGCGAGGTGCCCGAGGGCACCGTGCTCGGGCTGGCCGCGGTCGAACCGGACAGCGGCGAGATCAAGGCCTTCCACGGCGGCGGCGACCCGGTCGCCGACACCGACAACTCGCTGATCCAGCGGGCCCAGGCGGGGTCGGCCTTCAAGCCGTACGCGCTGGCCGCCGGACTGGCCGACGGCCGCAGCCTGAACAGCGTCTACGACGGCAGCTCGCCGCAGTACTTCCCCGGGCTGACCGCCCCGGTGCGCAACAACGCCGGGGAGAGCTACGGCCCGGTCACCCTGCTGGAGGCCACCGAGCGGTCGGTCAACACCGCCTACGTCGGCCTCACCACCGACATCGGCCCGGAGAAGGTCCGGGACACCGCCGAGGACGCCGGCATCCCCGCCGAGCAGTTCGACACCGCCGGCCTGGGCCCCAACATCGCGCTGGGCACCTACCAGGTCACCGCGCTGGACCAGGCGACCGGCTACGCCACCTTCGCCAACGGCGGCGTGCACAAGCCGCGGCACATGGTCACCGAGGTCAAGGGCGACGCCGGCGAGGCCGCCCCGGTCGACGCCGAGGAGCTGAGCGAGGGCACCCGCGCGTTCAGCAAGGGCGTCGCCGCCGACGCCACCTACGCCATGCAGCAGGTCGTCGAGGGCGGCACCGGCAGCGGCGCCGCCCTCGACGACGGCCGCCCGGTCGCCGGCAAGACCGGCACCACCGACAGCGCCACCGCCGCCTGGTTCGCCGGCTACACCCCGCAGCTGTCGGTCGCGGTCGGGCTGAGCCGCAGCGACGGCCAACCGCTCCGGCTGACCGGCGTCGGCGACGTCTACGGCGGCTCGACCTCCGCGCTGATCTGGAAGGACTTCATGGAGCAGGCGATGGACGGGGTCCCGGTGGAGCAGTTCCCCGACCCGGTCTGGGGCGGTGGCGACGCTCCCGAACCGGAGCAGGAGGCGCCCCAGGCGCCGGCCCCCGAACCCGTCCCGCAGCCCGAGCAGACCAGCCCGGAGGAGACCACCGAGGAGCCGACCGAGCCGCCGGAGCCCACCGAGGACGAGGGGGACACCGGCGAGCCGACCCCGCCGGACGACGGCGGCGACGACGGCGGAGGGGACGACGGGGGCGACTGGCCCACCCCGCCCGACCCCGGCGGGGGCGACGACGGCGCCGGGCCGCCCTTCGACGGCGACCAGGACTGGTGGTGA
- a CDS encoding PadR family transcriptional regulator has product METRRSRVLDLAVLGHLAEAPMHGYELRKRLDRELGLLRAFSYGSLYPRLRAMRCGGLVEADGDPSAAAGRRSRIVYRLTDDGRAALLRLLSDSAPAESDDECFGVHFTLFGRTRYEVRMRILAGRRHRLAQRLDALQEALGRLGGRDDPYTYELHRHRAEALRREIGWLDGLIERERRCAERDGAAGPPR; this is encoded by the coding sequence ATGGAGACGCGCCGGTCGCGGGTGCTCGACCTGGCCGTGCTCGGCCACCTGGCCGAGGCCCCGATGCACGGGTACGAGCTGCGCAAGCGGCTCGACCGCGAGCTGGGCCTGCTGCGCGCCTTCTCCTACGGCTCGCTCTACCCCCGGCTGCGCGCCATGCGCTGCGGCGGCCTGGTGGAGGCGGACGGCGACCCGTCCGCGGCCGCGGGGCGCCGCTCCCGGATCGTCTACCGGCTCACCGACGACGGCCGCGCCGCCCTGCTGCGGCTGCTGTCCGACAGCGCACCCGCCGAAAGCGACGACGAATGCTTCGGGGTGCACTTCACCCTGTTCGGCCGGACCCGCTACGAGGTGCGGATGCGCATCCTGGCCGGCCGGCGGCACCGGCTGGCGCAGCGGCTGGACGCCCTGCAGGAGGCCCTGGGGCGGCTGGGCGGCCGGGACGACCCCTATACCTATGAGCTGCACCGGCATCGGGCCGAGGCCCTCCGGCGCGAGATCGGCTGGCTGGACGGCCTGATCGAGCGCGAGCGCCGGTGCGCCGAGCGGGACGGCGCGGCCGGACCGCCGCGGTGA
- a CDS encoding inositol-3-phosphate synthase: MGSVRVAVVGVGNCAASLVQGVHYYRDADAQTRVPGLMHVRFGPYHVRDVEFVAAFDVDAKKVGHDLADAITASENNTIKLCDVPPTGVTVQRGPTFDGLGRYYRETIEESADDAVDVVAALKAAKADVLVSYLPVGSEEADRFYAQCAIDAGVAFVNALPVFIASDPEWAQKFTDAGVPIVGDDIKSQVGATITHRVLSKLFEDRGVVVDRTYQLNFGGNMDFKNMLERERLESKKVSKTQSVTSQIPHELNAGSVHIGPSDHVPWLDDRKWAYVRLEGRAFGDAPINLEYKLEVWDSPNSAGIIIDAIRAAKIAKDRGIGGPITSASAYFMKSPPEQFSDSAAHDMVERFIAGEVER; this comes from the coding sequence ATGGGTTCGGTACGCGTAGCCGTCGTGGGCGTCGGCAACTGTGCGGCGTCGCTCGTCCAGGGCGTCCACTACTACCGGGACGCCGACGCGCAGACCCGGGTCCCCGGCCTGATGCACGTCCGGTTCGGCCCCTACCACGTGCGCGACGTCGAGTTCGTCGCCGCGTTCGACGTGGACGCCAAGAAGGTCGGCCACGACCTCGCGGACGCCATCACGGCCAGCGAGAACAACACCATCAAGCTGTGCGACGTCCCGCCGACCGGGGTGACCGTGCAGCGCGGGCCGACCTTCGACGGCCTGGGCCGGTACTACCGGGAGACCATCGAGGAGTCGGCGGACGACGCCGTCGACGTCGTCGCGGCGCTCAAGGCCGCCAAGGCCGACGTGCTGGTCAGCTACCTGCCGGTGGGCTCGGAGGAGGCCGACCGGTTCTACGCCCAGTGCGCGATCGACGCCGGCGTGGCCTTCGTCAACGCGCTGCCGGTGTTCATCGCCTCCGACCCCGAGTGGGCGCAGAAGTTCACCGACGCCGGGGTGCCGATCGTCGGCGACGACATCAAGTCCCAGGTCGGCGCGACCATCACGCACCGGGTGCTGTCCAAGCTGTTCGAGGACCGGGGCGTCGTGGTGGACCGGACCTACCAGCTCAACTTCGGCGGCAACATGGACTTCAAGAACATGCTGGAGCGGGAGCGGCTGGAGTCCAAGAAGGTCTCCAAGACCCAGTCGGTCACCTCGCAGATCCCGCACGAGCTCAACGCCGGCTCGGTGCACATCGGCCCCTCCGACCACGTGCCGTGGCTGGACGACCGGAAGTGGGCCTACGTCCGCCTGGAGGGCCGCGCCTTCGGCGACGCGCCGATCAACCTGGAGTACAAGCTGGAGGTCTGGGACTCCCCCAACTCCGCGGGCATCATCATCGACGCGATCCGCGCCGCCAAGATCGCCAAGGACCGCGGCATCGGCGGGCCGATCACCTCGGCCTCGGCCTACTTCATGAAGTCCCCGCCGGAGCAGTTCAGCGACAGCGCCGCGCACGATATGGTCGAGCGGTTCATCGCCGGCGAAGTGGAGCGCTGA
- a CDS encoding MFS transporter codes for MSFFGDLRTVLRGPRFRRLFGTRLVSQFADGVYQAGLAGYVFFNPEQHTAAGDVAAAFAVLLLPFSVVGPFAGVLIDRWSRRQVLLVSALAKAVLAGLTGVLVAAGADGAAFLAAALVLLSVNRFFLAALSAALPHVVPADRLMMANAVTPTCGTAAGFLGAGVGAGLRLIGGDGASGTAAVLLGAGVFFAAAGAVSLTLGRRELGPDLEEAPPRVREAVRGVVSGLADGARHIWSRRPARYGLGTIGGHRFLFGVSTLMTLLLYNNTFTAGGVAGFAGFSVALAASAAGFLAGAVATPWATARMAPGSWIALLLACGGAVLLVFGLPFSPVLFPLAAFGLGVVSQGVKVTVDTLVQRYVDDAYRGRVFSVYDMLFNACFAAAAAVAAAAVPPSGVSAAVVCCMAAGYAAMAAGWAVYARRGGAPGVAGPVNASPGSR; via the coding sequence GTGTCGTTCTTCGGTGATCTGCGGACCGTGCTGCGCGGGCCCCGCTTCCGCCGGCTCTTCGGCACCCGCCTGGTCTCGCAGTTCGCCGACGGCGTCTACCAGGCGGGGCTGGCCGGCTACGTCTTCTTCAACCCCGAGCAGCACACCGCCGCCGGCGACGTCGCCGCCGCGTTCGCCGTGCTGCTGCTGCCGTTCTCGGTGGTCGGCCCGTTCGCCGGGGTGCTCATCGACCGCTGGTCCCGCCGCCAGGTGCTGCTGGTCTCGGCACTGGCGAAGGCGGTGCTGGCCGGGCTGACCGGGGTGCTGGTGGCGGCCGGCGCCGACGGCGCGGCGTTCCTCGCCGCGGCGCTGGTGCTGCTCAGCGTCAACCGGTTCTTCCTGGCCGCGCTCTCCGCGGCGCTGCCGCACGTGGTCCCCGCCGACCGGCTGATGATGGCCAACGCGGTCACCCCCACCTGCGGCACCGCGGCCGGCTTCCTCGGCGCCGGGGTCGGCGCCGGGCTGCGGCTGATCGGCGGGGACGGCGCGTCCGGCACCGCGGCGGTGCTGCTCGGCGCGGGGGTGTTCTTCGCCGCCGCGGGGGCGGTCTCGCTCACCCTGGGCCGCCGGGAGCTCGGCCCGGACCTGGAGGAGGCGCCGCCGCGGGTGCGCGAGGCGGTGCGCGGCGTGGTCTCCGGGCTGGCCGACGGGGCGCGGCACATCTGGTCCCGGCGCCCGGCCCGGTACGGGCTGGGCACGATCGGCGGGCACCGGTTCCTCTTCGGCGTCTCCACCCTGATGACGCTGCTGCTGTACAACAACACCTTCACCGCCGGCGGGGTGGCCGGGTTCGCCGGGTTCTCGGTGGCGCTGGCGGCCTCGGCGGCCGGGTTCCTGGCCGGCGCGGTGGCCACCCCCTGGGCGACCGCGCGGATGGCGCCCGGCAGCTGGATCGCGCTGCTGCTGGCCTGCGGCGGCGCGGTGCTGCTGGTGTTCGGCCTGCCGTTCTCGCCGGTGCTGTTCCCCCTCGCCGCGTTCGGCCTGGGGGTGGTCTCCCAAGGCGTCAAGGTCACCGTGGACACGCTGGTCCAGCGGTACGTCGACGACGCCTACCGGGGCCGGGTGTTCTCCGTCTACGACATGCTGTTCAACGCCTGCTTCGCGGCGGCGGCCGCGGTGGCGGCGGCCGCCGTGCCCCCGTCGGGGGTGAGCGCCGCGGTGGTCTGCTGCATGGCCGCGGGCTACGCCGCCATGGCGGCCGGCTGGGCGGTCTACGCCCGCCGGGGCGGCGCCCCCGGGGTCGCCGGCCCGGTCAACGCCTCCCCCGGTTCACGGTGA
- a CDS encoding CCA tRNA nucleotidyltransferase, which produces MPNTALPGENPRPERAPSELTAEQRDAVAGVFASIDQVARELGERFSAAGHELALVGGPVRDALLGREVHDFDLTTDAVPQRILELVDGWADAVWTVGIDFGTVGLRKNGLQLEITTYRSESYSPKSRKPEVDYGTSLTADLERRDFTVNAMAVRLPERAFVDPFGGLDDLRDRRLRTPGRPEDSFGDDPLRIMRAVRFAAQLGFEPVPEVRTAAREMADRLAIVSAERIRDELTKLMLSPVPRTGIELMVELGAAPYVLPEIPRLRLEIDEHHRHKDVYEHSLTVLDQAIDLERERGMQPDLVLRLAALLHDVGKPKTRAFEPGGRVTFHHHEVVGASMSKNRLSALRFPKDVVADVSKLVALHLRFHGYGKGEWTDSAVRRYARDAGHLLQRLHVLTRADCTTRNRRKAAALSRSYDDIERRIERLSEEEELNSIRPDLDGNEIQRILGIKPGPLVGKAYRFLLELRLENGPMGAEAAEAELRSWAAAQGIELPEA; this is translated from the coding sequence GTGCCGAACACTGCGCTTCCAGGTGAGAACCCGCGTCCCGAGCGGGCGCCGTCCGAGCTGACCGCCGAGCAGCGGGACGCCGTCGCCGGCGTCTTCGCCTCCATCGACCAGGTCGCCCGAGAGCTGGGTGAGCGCTTCTCCGCGGCCGGCCACGAGCTGGCCCTGGTCGGCGGCCCGGTGCGGGACGCGCTGCTCGGCCGGGAGGTGCACGACTTCGACCTGACCACCGACGCGGTACCGCAGCGGATCCTGGAGCTGGTGGACGGCTGGGCCGACGCGGTGTGGACCGTCGGCATCGACTTCGGCACCGTCGGGCTGCGCAAGAACGGCCTGCAGCTGGAGATCACCACCTACCGCAGCGAGTCCTACTCGCCCAAGTCGCGCAAGCCGGAGGTGGACTACGGCACCTCGCTCACCGCCGACCTGGAGCGCCGCGACTTCACGGTGAACGCCATGGCGGTGCGGCTGCCGGAGAGGGCCTTCGTCGACCCGTTCGGCGGGCTGGACGACCTCAGGGACCGGCGGCTGCGCACCCCGGGCCGGCCGGAGGACTCCTTCGGCGACGACCCGCTGCGCATCATGCGCGCGGTCCGGTTCGCCGCCCAGCTCGGCTTCGAGCCGGTCCCGGAGGTGCGGACGGCCGCCCGGGAGATGGCCGACCGGCTCGCGATCGTCTCCGCCGAGCGGATCCGCGACGAGCTCACCAAGCTCATGCTCAGCCCCGTGCCGCGGACCGGCATCGAGCTGATGGTGGAGCTGGGCGCGGCGCCGTACGTGCTCCCGGAGATCCCCAGGCTCCGCCTGGAGATCGACGAGCACCACCGGCACAAGGACGTCTACGAGCACTCGCTGACCGTGCTGGACCAGGCGATCGACCTGGAGCGGGAGCGCGGCATGCAGCCCGACCTGGTGCTGCGGCTGGCCGCGCTGCTGCACGACGTCGGCAAGCCGAAGACCCGCGCGTTCGAGCCGGGCGGCCGGGTCACCTTCCACCACCACGAGGTGGTCGGCGCCTCGATGAGCAAGAACCGGCTGAGCGCGCTGCGCTTCCCCAAGGACGTGGTGGCCGACGTCAGCAAGCTGGTCGCGCTGCACCTGCGCTTCCACGGCTACGGCAAGGGGGAGTGGACCGACTCCGCGGTGCGCCGCTACGCCCGCGACGCCGGCCACCTGCTGCAGCGGCTGCACGTGCTGACCCGGGCGGACTGCACCACCCGGAACCGGCGCAAGGCCGCCGCGCTGAGCCGCTCCTACGACGACATCGAGCGCCGGATCGAGCGGCTCTCCGAAGAGGAGGAGCTGAACAGCATCAGGCCGGACCTGGACGGCAACGAGATCCAGCGGATCCTGGGCATCAAGCCGGGCCCGCTGGTCGGCAAGGCCTACCGGTTCCTGCTCGAGCTGCGCCTGGAGAACGGGCCGATGGGCGCCGAGGCGGCCGAGGCGGAGCTGCGCTCCTGGGCCGCCGCCCAGGGGATCGAGCTCCCCGAGGCCTAG
- a CDS encoding DUF6049 family protein has protein sequence MRRFAHLGAVVATTAVLIPALAAFSPVQTPSAAPAEADPDEAPLVIDAITPQAVKPDSTLRITGEITNTTDSALDDLTIRFRYSGYPFHERAQLAEFGDGEGAGQTPARGPSVDVDTPLEPGETAAFTLKVKAGKLGLDGFGVYPMAVEALEGGSEVAAVRSYLPYEGEKAPSPVDLAWVWPLMDYPRRTDDDTFLSTDLSASVGPDGRLGRLLSIGAQDDSLTLDPDEAAEPEEAAEPEEDSAQDTTSAPRSDDADRTPVTWAVDPGLLSDIERLASGPHQVLEDPSAAGDALEPPAQAHEADPAARVWLDGAASALEDEHVIATPYADPDVSALLAADLGADLDASVALGRDALASALGIEADGAYALPPGGLVDKATLDFYAEQGATRFLISDAQMPRQPWVEHTPDAGAELPLAGPGEGTALVVDGGITEALGRPSRDPGEAALARQRFIAETAMISGEHTGGDRTVIAMPPTTWNPDPDFARSALTASEDLPWVNAVELGDVEPPSGDPERREPSGGAVKKARLDGGHLDEVKDIRGSVRLFNSILVEDVDPFRPAVLRAESAAWREEENRGPVSVRLVGNAVQAGLGKVRIIPTEPVTLASKTGTIGVIIANDLDDEDLAVQVKLSLFSENPERLSIDDYTDEMEIRPGRKTTVYVPLNARINGRTMLYLSLQNSMGEPISSEETLTSVNATGLGNQAMIISGIGALVLVVALTPRALRKWVRKRAAAQGGPTGGEDG, from the coding sequence GTGCGTCGATTTGCTCACCTGGGCGCGGTCGTGGCCACGACCGCGGTCCTGATCCCGGCACTGGCCGCATTCTCCCCTGTCCAGACGCCGTCGGCGGCCCCGGCCGAGGCCGATCCGGACGAGGCGCCGCTCGTCATCGACGCCATCACCCCCCAGGCGGTGAAGCCGGACAGCACGCTGCGCATCACCGGCGAGATCACCAACACCACCGACTCGGCCCTGGACGACCTGACGATCCGGTTCCGCTACTCCGGCTACCCCTTCCACGAGCGCGCCCAGCTCGCCGAGTTCGGCGACGGCGAGGGCGCCGGCCAGACTCCGGCGCGCGGCCCCTCGGTGGACGTCGACACGCCCCTGGAGCCGGGCGAGACCGCCGCCTTCACCCTCAAGGTCAAGGCCGGCAAGCTCGGCCTGGACGGGTTCGGGGTGTACCCGATGGCGGTGGAGGCGCTGGAGGGCGGCTCGGAGGTCGCCGCGGTCCGCAGCTACCTGCCCTACGAGGGCGAGAAGGCCCCCTCCCCGGTCGACCTGGCCTGGGTCTGGCCGCTGATGGACTACCCGCGGCGCACCGACGACGACACCTTCCTCAGCACCGACCTGTCGGCCAGCGTCGGCCCCGACGGGCGGCTGGGCCGGCTGCTCTCCATCGGCGCCCAGGACGACTCCCTCACCCTGGACCCCGACGAGGCCGCCGAACCCGAGGAGGCGGCCGAGCCGGAAGAGGACTCCGCCCAGGACACCACCTCGGCCCCCCGCTCCGACGACGCCGACCGCACCCCGGTCACCTGGGCGGTGGACCCCGGGCTGCTCTCCGACATCGAGCGGCTGGCCTCCGGCCCGCACCAGGTCCTGGAGGACCCCTCGGCCGCCGGCGACGCCCTGGAGCCCCCCGCGCAGGCCCACGAGGCCGACCCGGCCGCCCGGGTCTGGCTGGACGGCGCCGCCTCCGCCCTGGAGGACGAGCACGTCATCGCCACCCCTTACGCCGACCCCGACGTCTCCGCGCTGCTCGCCGCCGACCTCGGCGCCGACCTGGACGCCTCGGTCGCCCTGGGCCGCGACGCCCTCGCCTCCGCGCTGGGCATCGAGGCCGACGGCGCCTACGCGCTGCCCCCCGGCGGCCTGGTGGACAAGGCCACCCTGGACTTCTACGCCGAGCAGGGCGCCACCCGGTTCCTGATCTCCGACGCCCAGATGCCCCGCCAGCCCTGGGTGGAGCACACCCCGGACGCCGGCGCCGAGCTGCCCCTCGCCGGCCCCGGCGAGGGCACCGCCCTGGTGGTGGACGGCGGGATCACCGAGGCGCTCGGCCGGCCCAGCCGCGACCCCGGCGAGGCCGCCCTGGCCCGGCAGCGGTTCATCGCCGAGACCGCGATGATCAGCGGCGAGCACACCGGCGGCGACCGCACCGTGATCGCGATGCCGCCGACCACCTGGAACCCCGACCCGGACTTCGCCCGCTCCGCGCTGACCGCCTCCGAGGACCTGCCCTGGGTGAACGCGGTCGAGCTGGGCGACGTGGAGCCGCCCTCCGGCGACCCGGAGCGCCGGGAGCCGTCCGGCGGCGCGGTGAAGAAGGCCCGGCTGGACGGCGGCCACCTGGACGAGGTCAAAGACATCCGCGGCTCGGTCCGGCTGTTCAACAGCATCCTGGTGGAGGACGTCGACCCGTTCCGCCCCGCCGTGCTGCGCGCCGAGTCCGCGGCCTGGCGGGAGGAGGAGAACCGCGGCCCGGTCTCGGTCCGGCTGGTCGGCAACGCCGTCCAGGCCGGCCTGGGCAAGGTGCGGATCATCCCCACCGAGCCGGTCACCCTGGCCAGCAAGACCGGCACCATCGGCGTCATCATCGCCAACGACCTGGACGACGAGGACCTGGCGGTCCAGGTCAAGCTCTCCTTGTTCTCGGAGAACCCCGAGCGGCTGAGCATCGACGACTACACCGACGAGATGGAGATCCGCCCGGGCCGCAAAACGACCGTGTACGTGCCGCTGAACGCGCGGATCAACGGCCGCACCATGCTCTACCTGAGCCTGCAGAACTCCATGGGCGAACCGATCTCCAGCGAGGAGACCCTCACCTCGGTGAACGCCACCGGTCTGGGCAACCAGGCCATGATCATCAGCGGTATCGGCGCACTGGTCCTGGTGGTCGCGCTCACCCCGCGGGCGCTGCGCAAGTGGGTCCGCAAGCGCGCCGCCGCCCAGGGCGGCCCGACCGGCGGCGAGGACGGCTGA